The following are from one region of the Phyllostomus discolor isolate MPI-MPIP mPhyDis1 chromosome 9, mPhyDis1.pri.v3, whole genome shotgun sequence genome:
- the TOMM34 gene encoding LOW QUALITY PROTEIN: mitochondrial import receptor subunit TOM34 (The sequence of the model RefSeq protein was modified relative to this genomic sequence to represent the inferred CDS: inserted 1 base in 1 codon), whose product MAPKLPNSVEELRTAGNVSFRNGQFCEAATYYSLALRLMLERGASDPKEESVLYSNRAACHLKDGNCRDCIKDCTAALSLMPFSIKPLLRRASAYEALEKYALAYVDYKTVLQVDGSVLSALEGVNRMTKALMDSMGPDWRLKVPSVPLVPASLQKKWNPLSSEHHKETAKSKSKQISAAKGRVPSSGDVEKARVLKEEGNELVKKGNHKKAIEKYSESLSFSNLESATYSNRALCHLVLKQYKEAVKDCTEALRLDGKNVKXFYRRAQAYKALKVRGPDRKSSFADINSLLKIEPRNGPAQKLQQEVNQSLN is encoded by the exons ATGGCCCCCAAACTCCCAAACTCTGTGGAGGAGCTCCGCACCGCCGGCAACGTGAGCTTTCGCAACGGCCAATTCTGCGAGGCCGCCACGTACTACAGCCTCGCGCTGCGGCTGATGCTGGAGCGAG GTGCATCGGACCCTAAGGAAGAGAGTGTTCTCTACTCCAACCGAGCGGCGTGCCACCTGAAGGATGGGAACTGCAGGGACTGCATCAAAGACTGCACTGC AGCCCTGTCCTTAATGCCCTTCAGCATAAAGCCCTTGCTGCGGCGAGCGTCGGCCTACGAGGCTCTGGAGAAGTACGCCCTGGCCTACGTGGACTACAAGACTGTGCTGCAGGTCGACGGCAGCGTGCTGTCGGCCTTGGAAGGCGTCAACAG AATGACCAAAGCGCTCATGGACTCGATGGGGCCCGACTGGCGCCTGAAGGTGCCTTCCGTGCCCTTGGTGCCTGCTTCCCTCCAGAAGAAGTGGAATCCCTTGTCTTCGGAGCATCACAAAGAGACGGCTAAAAGCAAATCCAAACAGATCTCAGCTGCCAAGGGCAGAG TGCCTTCCTctggggatgtggagaaagccCGAGTTCTGAAGGAAGAAGGCAACGAGCTGGTGAAGAAGGGAAACCACAAGAAGGCTATTGAGAAGTACAGCGAGAGCCTCTCGTTCAGCAACCTGGAATCTGCCACCTACAGCAACAG AGCGCTGTGCCACCTCGTCCTGAAGCAGTACAAGGAGGCGGTGAAGGACTGCACCGAAGCCCTCAGGCTGGACGGGAAGAACGTGA CCTTTTACAGGCGGGCTCAAGCCTACAAGGCTCTCAAGGTAAGGGGACCCGACAGGAAG TCCAGCTTCGCAGACATCAACAGCCTCCTGAAAATTGAGCCCAGGAATGGCCCCGCCCAGAAGCTGCAGCAGGAGGTCAACCAGAGCTTAAACTAA